Below is a window of Aggregicoccus sp. 17bor-14 DNA.
CCCGGCGGCGATGCGCTCCCCTTCTCCGCACTGGGCGCCGAGGCCGCCGCGCGCCGCTACCTGAGCCGGGCATTCGAGAGCGAGCGCCTCCCCTCGCTCGAGCCGGTGAGCGTGGCGGGCCAGGCGAGCGAGCTGCAGACGCTGGGCACCGAGGTGCTGCCCCTCACCGGGACGCGCACGGTGAAGTTCCGCCAGGTGCTCTCGCGCATCCCGGTGTACGGCTCGCTCGTCACAGTGGAGCTGGACCAGGGCAACGAGCTGCTCGCCATCAACTCGAACCTCGGCGAGCCCGCGGGCGTGGACCCGGTGGCGCGCCTCTCGCCCGCGCAGGCGATGGACGTGGTGGCGCAGAAGGCCGGCGAGCGCGCGCGCCAGGCGGTGCCGCGGCTGCACTACTACTTCGAGCCGGGCGCGCGCCGCTGGCACCTCGCGTACGTGGCCGAGAACGTCTGGACGCGCGAGGGCACCCTCTTCGACTTCGTGGTGGACGCGCACGACGGCAGCCTGGTCGCGGCGCTGCCGCGCAACCAGAGCGCGCTCGAGCCGCGGCCCGGCACCGGCGGCAACGGCAAGGGCCTCCCGCTGCCGCTCGGTGAGCCGCCCGCGCTGCCGCGCACCCCGGCCGCCCCCGCTCCGGCGGATGACTCCGGCCTGGAGGAGGCGCGCGACGGGCGCGGCCAGCTGCGGCGCTTCGGCGCGAGCACCGAGGGCGCGCGCAAGCAGCTGCACGACGCGCGCTTCAACGTGCACACCTACGACTTCGGCTTCCGCGACCTGCTCACCGACGACAAGGGGCTGCCGGGCAGCTACGTGGAGCTACCTCCCGAGCCCTGGAGCAGCGCCGGCGTGAGCGCGCACGCGAACGCGGTGGAGGTGGCGCGCTTCCTGCGCGAGGTGCTCAAGCGCGAGGGGCTGGACAACGCGGGAGGGCCGCTCATCTCCAGCATCCAGTGCGCGTGGGGAGGCTCGGGGCCGGGCACCGAGTGGCGCAACGCCGCGTGGATCGGCACCCAGATGGTGTACGGCCAGCGCAAGGTGGGCGAGGAGCTGGTCTCCTACGCGGTGGCGCTGGACGTCGTCGCGCACGAGATACTGCACGGCCTCACCGACCACAGCGCGCGCCTCCTCTACGCAGGCATGAGCGGCGCGCTCAACGAGAGCTACTCGGACATCTTCGGCATCCTCGTCTCGAACCTCGCCGTCGCGGACCGCGAGCGCTGGAGCTGGGAGATGGGCGAGGAGCTGGACGCCTCGGGCGTGCCCATCCGCGACCTGCGCGACCCCACGCGCTGCGGCCAGCCCGCGCACATGGACGAGTACCGGCAGCTGCCGGTGGACCGCCCGCACGACTGGGGCGGCGTGCACGTGAACAGCGGCATCCACAACCGCGCGGCCTACCTGCTGCTCAGCGCGAAGGACGCGGCCGGCGACTGGTGCTTCTCGCCCGCGCAGGTAGCGGCCCTCTTCTACATCGCGCTCACCCAGTACCTCTCGCGCACCTCGGGCTTCGGCGACAGCCGGCGCGGCGTGGAGCTCGCCGCGCGCAGCCTCTTCCGCCAGGACCCCGCGCTCGAGGAGAAGCTCGCCGCAGTGGCCGCCGCCTTCGACGGCGTGGGCATCCGCGAGGGCCTGCAGACCCCCACCCTCCCCGCTCCGGCTCCGGCCGCGAGCGCGCCGGATGACGCGGGCGGGCTCGCGGGGCTCGAGGTGATGCTCGCCGCGGCGCCCTCGCTGGTGATTCCCTACGACCCGGACTTCCTCGGGGGCGGCTTCCAGGTGCCCCTGCCCATGCTGACGGCGCGCCTGCGCGAGGACGCCTTCGAGAAGGGCCGCGTGCTCGACTACGTGCACTACTCGCTCGCGATGAATGCGCGCAGGCGTACGGCGCTGTTCAGCGCGTGCAACGTGGACGCCTCTCGCATGGTGCGCATGGGGCGCGAGGGGATGCCCTGGCTGCTGGACCCGCGCCTGCCAGCCTCCGCGCAGCTCGGCCCCATCTACTACGCGAACAACGCGTGGGACCGCGGCCACCTCACCCGGCGCCAGGATGCGCTGTGGGGGCCGGTGCGGGTGGCGCGCGAGGCGAACGCCGCGACCTTCTATTACGCGAACGCGGCGCCCCAGCACGAGAACTTCAACCAGGACGAGTGGGCGGCGCTGGAGGACTGGGTGCTCGAGCGCGCGGCGGACGTCTCCTACCGCCTGTGCGTCATCACCGGGCCGGTGCTGCAGGACGACGATCCACCGCTGCGCGACGCGCAGATCCCCGCGGCCTTCTGGAAGGTGGTCGCCCTGCGCGACGCGACGGCGGACGGAGACGACCTCTCCGTGGTGGCCTTCCTCATGAAGCAGGCCCCGATGGAGAAGGACAAGGTGGGGCGCGAGCTGCTGCACCTCAAGCGCTACCAGGTCACCGTGGCAGCAGTGGAGGAGTGGACGGGGCTGGACTTCGGGGCGCTGCGCGATGCGGACGAGCTGGCCTGGTCGCCGCTCGCCCTCGCCGGCGCCGAGCCCTTGCAGGTGTTCCGCCCCATCGAGCGCCCCGAGGACATCGTCTTCAGCGGCTCGCGCCGCCGCGCCGCGGGAGGCCAGATTCAGCCGCTGCGCGCCGCCGCACCGCAGCCGCCCCGGCCCGGCAGCTTCGTGCACTGAGCGGCGCCGCGCTTCAGAGCGGCGGGCGGTTGCCGGGCACGGTGAGCCCTCCGTCCACCGCGATGCTCTGTCCCGTGACGTACGCGGCGGCGTCCGAGCACAGCCACGCGGCGAGCGCCGCCACCTCCTCGGGCTGGCCGTAGCGCCGGGCGGGCGTCGCCTCGAGGAAGGGGCGGCCGGCCACGCGGTCCTCCGGGTCGAGGAAGCGCCGGAACATCTCGGTCACGATGTAGCCCGGCTGCACCGTGTTCACCCGCACCCGGTGCGCGGCGAGCTCGACGGCCGCCGCGCGCGAGAGCGCATCGATGCCGCCCTTGGTCGCCGAGTAGAGGCTGCTCCCGGCGAAGCCCCCCTGCGCGAGCCAGGAGGAGGTGCTCACGATGGCGCCGCCCGTGCCCTGGGCGAGCAGTTGCTTCGCCTGCGCGCGCATGCTCAACCAGGTGCCGCGCAGGTTGGTCGCGACGAGCGCATCGAAGTCGTCCGCGGTGCTCTCCGGGAGCGGCGCGAAGCGGCCCTCCGTGCCGGCGTTGTTGAAGGCGGCGTCCAGGCGTCCGAACTCGCTCACCGCCCGGCCCACCAGCGCGTCCACCTGCGCCTCCACGGCCACGTCCGCGGCGACGAACAGCGCCTGCGCACCGGAGCGGCGCAGCTCCGCGGCAAGCGCCTCGCCGCGCTCCACCCGCCTGCCGGCCAGCACCACCCGGGCTCCCTGGGCCGCGAAGAGCCGCGCAGCAGCCTCGCCGATGCCCGACGTTGCACCCGTTATGAGACACACCTTGTCCTGCAGCAGCTGCACCATGTCCGTCTCCTGTCGAAGGCGGGGAAGGCCCCCACGACGCAAGGGATAGCGGCTCACGGGCCGCCGGAGCGCAGCGCTCTTGGCGAAGGACTTTTGCAGGAAGCGCAAAAGTGCCACGCTCGGAGGATGGTTCAGCTCGAGCAGATGCGCGTCTTCGAGGCGGTGGTGGCCGCAGGCAGCTTCTCGCGCGCGGCGCTGCAGCTCGGGGTGTCGGTGTCGCGGGTCTCGCGCACGGTGGAGGCGCTCGAGGGCGAGCTGGGTGCGCTCCTGCTGCAGCGCACGACGCGCAGCATGGCGCTGACGGAGGCCGGAGCGCTGTTTCGCGAGCGGGCCCGGCGGCTGGTGAGCGAGGCGGAGGCGCTGCAGCGCAGCGTCTCGGACCAGGCGCGCGCGCCGCAGGGCACGGTGCGGGTGAGCGTCTCCAACCTGCTGGGGCAGCTCCACGTGCTGCCGCTCGTCCCCGAGCTGCTCGCGCTGCACCCGGGCCTCACCCTCGCCCTGGACCTGAGCGACCGGGTGGTGGACCTCTCCGCCGAGGGCTTCGACGTGGCGATCCGCATCGGGCCGCTCGCGGACACGTCGCACGTGGCGCGCAGGCTCGGCTCCACGGACCGGCAGTGGCTGTGCGCGGCACCCAGCTACCTCGCGGCCCACGGTATTCCGCGCCACGAGCAGGAGCTGGAGCAGCACCGAGCAGTGCTCGTCACCAACGGCGCGCTCGAGCCCTACCCCTGGTACGTGCGCCGCAAGGGCCGCAAGGCCCGCCCCCTGCGCCTTCCCGCGAGGGCCCTGGTGTCCCAGCCCCTCGCGTACAAGGATCTGCTCGTCGCGGGCCTGGGATTGGGCCTGGTCTACGACTGGGCGGTGGAGCGGGAGGTGAGCGCCGGCACCCTGCAGCGGGTGCTCCCCGAGGTGGACCTCTCCTACGAGCCGGAGCCCGGAGGGGAGATCTTCCTGCTGTACGCAAAGGACCGCTTCGCCTCGCCGCGGGTGCGCGCAGTCGTGGACTTCTTCTCGCGGCGCCTGCGCGCCATCCTCTCGCGCGCCCCGGCCTAGCGGCGGAGCGTGGCCCGCTCCGCCGCCTGCCCTCGCGTCGAGCACTCGGGAGGTCTGCCGCGGCCGGGCTCCTGCCCTACCTTCGAGCAGGACCCCTTCGCGAGCGAGGCCCCATGGCAGCGAGGAAGAAGAGCAGCAGCACGAAGCGCACCGGCAAGACCGCGGCGGCCCAGGGCCTGCTCCCAGAGCCCTCGCGTCTTCCGCGGCCACCCGCGAGTGGCCCCGCGACGCGCAAGGTGAAGGCGAGCCCCTCCGCGCCCTCGCGCGTGGGCCGCACCGCGAGCGCGAGCAGCGCCGAGGCGCGCGCCCTGCTCGGCCTCTCCCAGGGCACGCCCGGTGCGGGACGGCGCGCCGAGGGCGAGCGGCCCGAGGGCGCACGGCGTAAGCGGGCCCCCAGCGCAGATGAGCTCGCGCGCGAGGCGGTGCGCCGGGAGCGGCCGCTCTCGGGCGGCGCGCTGCAGGACCTCAACCTGCGCACGGGCCGCGATCTCGGCGCCCTGCGCGCCGCGGCGAAGGGCGCGGCCCCGGCGGGCCGCGCCACCTCGCGCACGCAGAAGGACCGGGGCGGCACCTCGCTGCGCACGCGGCGCTGAGGCTCAGGGTCCCGCGTACGCGATGCGCACCATCGTGTCCGAGAGGATGCTCGGGATGGCCTGGTCCTGGGTGCCGTCCAGGTTGGTGAGGAACACGGGCTGTTCGGGGTGGTGGATGACGGGGCTGTCCGTGGTGCCCGCGTTGCACTCGTCGAAGTAGTACGCGCCGAAGCGGGCGACGAAGGGCCCGTCGAAGTCGATGATCATGTTCCCCACCGCCCAGCCCGCGGTGTCCGCGGTGAGCTCGGTGCCCGAGGGCGCGGTGACGAAGAAGGTGGAGACGGTGCGGCGGGTGAGGTTGTGGAAGTAGAGCCGCGCGCGCACGTGCGAGCCCAGGTCGAGGCAGATGACGCACGAGAGCACGTCGCCCGGCTCGGCCGGCAGGTTGGTGACGGCGTGGCGTGACCCGGGCGACCACTGCCACCACACCCCGTAGCTGTACTGCAGCTGAGCGCCGGAGCGCGCCACCCGGATGTCCCAGCCCGCGAAGAGGTTGCTCGTGGAGCTCTCGCCGAAGAGGCCCATCCACGTGGAGCAGCCCTGTGCGTTCGCGTCCACGGGCGCCTGGTAGATGTGCGGGAGGGTCCAGGTGCCCTGGATCCAGCGCATCGTCCCCTGCGCCGCGGGCGCCGTCACCGTGGCGCCGCCCATGTGGTTGTGGCGCTGGGGCGGCAGGGCCGGGGCGAGCGGCAGGTCCAGCGGGCCGGCGACACCGGGCTGCCTCCGGAACTTCGGCACCACCACGGTGAGGGGCGCCGAGAGCACGCGGTCGAAGTACTGCTGCAGCGGAGCCTCGCGCGGGCGGGGCGGGATGCCGTAGCGCAGGCGGGTGCGCTCGCTGGCCTTGCTCGCGTCGAAGCCGCGGGGCGGCGCGGCGTAGGTGCGGACGACGGATTCCTTCGCCTTCGCTCCCCGCTTCACTGCGGGCCTCCTTGCTCCGCGGCTCTTCGCTCCTCGTGCGCTCGCCATCGTGCGGCTCCTCTCGGGTCCTGCGGTGGATGTCCCCGAGCGTGGGCGCACGGAGACGCCCCGCACCATGCGCCCGGGGTGCGAGGCCTCTCGCCTCGCGTTCACCCGAGAAGGAAAAGCACAGCGCGAGCGAGTGCGGCCGCAGAGCACAGCCCTGGCACGCCTCGGGCAGCTCGACGGAGGTCCGAGTGAGGAGACCGGCGCTCTCGCGGAGCTCGCTCCTTGCCCGTTCTGCTAGTGTTGCGCCGATGCACCGTCGCCCGCTTTCCGCTGCGCTCCTCGCGCGGAGCACCGCAGCCCTGCTCCTCACCGCCTCGGTTCAGCTCTCCTGCACGGCATCCACTTTGCGCGAGGACGCTGGGACGATCGAGGACTCAGCCACCCGCGACGCGGGTGGGGATGTGCTCGACGCAGGCCGCGATGCCGGCGACGGCACCGATACAGGCACCGATGCGGGCGACGACACCGACGCAGGCTCCGACCTCGATGCGGGCATCGCCGTGGGTCCGCCCTGCGAGAAGACGCAGGGAGTCTGTGCAGGCGCGGCGCATGCGCGGCTCGAGGACGGCGGCTTCGAGCCCACCTGCACCGCCCTGTCCTACGGCTCCGACTACGAGCCGGCCGAGACGCGATGCGACGGCCTGGACAACGACTGCGACGGCGAGACGGACCGTCACTGGGCCACGCTGTTTCCGCGCAGCGAAGGCTCGACATGGAACGTCCCGGTGGCGCGCATGGATGGCGGCTATGTCGCGCTCGCGCAGGAACGCGACGGCGGCTTCAGCCTGCGCCGCTTCGACGATCAGCTGGAGGCCCTTGCCGAGCCCGAGCCCTTGAAGCCGGCCGGAACGGGTTACCTGGATGGCCCGGCGCTCTTGAACACAGCGCAGGGAATCGCCCTGACCTACGAGCGGCGGGGCCAGCAAGACGTCACCGATTTCTACGTGCCGCTCTCCGCGGAGGGCCTCCTGCTGCGGGGCAACGACGGCGAGCCCTTCTACTCGTCGCTGAACACCACGCCTGGCTTCCCCTATGGGTCGCTGCGCACCGCTCCTTCGTTCGACGGGAGCAAGGTGCTGGTGTCGTTCCACGAGACCGATGCCGGCACTCCCTTCATGGCGTATGCCACCGAGGTACTGGGGCTCGTCACCGACCCGCTCGGCAACATCGTCACACCGCGCACCTCGCTGATGCGGGTGCGCGTCGAAGGGGCGGGGCTCTTCCCGAAGAGCGTTCTGGGTGTCGAGGACGGCTTCGTCCTCGCGGTGAGCGAATGGCCCCCCGAGCTGGGGATGGCGTTCACGTTGCGTCTGCAACGCTTCTCCAGCGCGCTCGCGCCTGTGGGCAGCGAGCGCACCATCGAGCTGCTCTCGGAGACCGACGCCCACCTGGCGAACGTTCCGGCAGACCCCGGCAGTGGGGGGCCCCCGCAGCCCGTGCTCGTCTACCGGGAGTCCTTCGCGGACGGAGGCTCCGGACTCTTCGTGGTCCGCAACCTCTTCGACGGCGGAGAGCCGGAGGCCTGGAATGACGTTGCCGCGGACACGGCGTTCCTCCGTGCCCTGGGAACGCCGCGCGGGTTGCAGGTGGCATGGAAGACCGTGACCTACTGCCCGGAGTGCATCTCCCCGACTGGCATCCGCGGCACCTCCCGCGGCCGCGTCTTCGCCCGCGGCGAGGACTCCGGGGTCGTGGACCTCACCCCGAGCACGGCGGACCTCGACTTCGACCCCTACGCCCGCCCCGGCGTCGGACTCACCGCGGGGCCCGACGGCTGGATGACCTTCTTCCTGCCGGTGCTGCAGGAAGGAGGCGTGGAACTGCGCGCCGTGAGCTACTGCGCGCCCTGAAGCAGCGCGCCCGCCCGCCCGCCTCCTCCCGGGCCAGCGGGCCGGCGCGGCAGTCCGTGCCCGCCGTCGCTACATTTGGCCCATGGAAGGCGGGCGTGCGCGCCGCGCGCGTGGCGCGCTGCGCCCCCGGACGCTAGGGTGCCCGGCGCCCCTTCCCCTGGGACCCCATGAGCAAGAAGCCACGAGGCACCGAGAGCAGCGACTTCGTCCACCACTTCGAGGGCGCCTCCACGCTGGACGGCCTGCTCGAGCTGGCCGGCAGCCCCTACGACACCGAGGCGGTGCTCGCGCTGATGAAGGAGGCGCACGCGGACGGCGCCTCCTCCAGCGAGCTCATCCCGCAGCTCTTCGAGGGCCCGCCGCGCTTCCCCTCCCCGGACGTGGCGCGGCTCATGTACCAGAACCTGCTCGGGCTCTGGGACCTGGTGGCCGAGGGCAAGGGCGTGCGGCTCGAGGACGAAGGCCCGCGCCCGCCGCGCCCCAAGCGCGAGAAGGCCCCGGCGCCGAGCCCCTTCGCCCCGGGCGAGCCGGACGCGGCCTTCGTGGAGGCCGCCTCGCGCCACCTCGAGGAGGACGTGCGCGCGCGCGAGCGGCTCACGCACCTGTTCGACAACCGGCAGGACCCGCTCCTGGGTGCCCTTGACGGCGCGGGGCTCACGGACGAAGGATACGCCGTCGCCCGCTACCTCCTCTTCGAGCTGTTCGCGATGCTGGAGCTGGGCTGGCCCGCGGGCGTCGCAACCGTGCCGCCCGGGGCGCTGGCCACCGCACCGACGCCGGACGCTCCTCCGGTGCCGGCGGCCCTCGCGACCTACGCCGAGGACGCGCTGTTCGAGGCGGAGCACGACGAGGAGCATCCGCTGGTCCCCGAGGAGCTTGCGCCGGTGCGCAACCTGGTGACCCGCGGGCTCGCCGCGCTGTGGCAGGCGCGCAAGAAGGGATGACGTGATGGCACGCGACAGGGACGGTGGCGGCAGGGACGGGGACGGCGGCGGCTTCAGCGGCCGGCGCAACAAGAGCTGGCGGGAGATCGACGCGCAGCGCGGCAAGAGCCGCAGCCACTCGCGCCAGGACGACCCCGCGCAGCAGCGCATCGAGCGCAGCCCCACCTACGAGAAGTACAAGCAGGCCGCGGACGCGCTCTTCACCGGCGGCGAGCTGCCCGAGGGCCTCGCGAAGACCTTCGACCCCGAGGGCAAGCGCAAGGCGCAGAAGGACGCACTCACGAAGGTGCGCGAGGCCGCCGGCGACCGCAAGCTCTGGGTGCAGAGCGTGCTCGACTACCTGGAGAAGTACCCGGAGCTGCCCGAGGACGCCTACTTCCTCGACTCGCTGCTGGACCACCCGCGCGAGCGCATCGTGGACAAGGCGCTGGGCAAGCTCGAGGAGCTCGAGGCCGCGGGCAAGCTGAAGGCGAAGGTGCCCACCAGCCTCGAGCAGCGGCTCAAGAGCGTGGAGCTCACCGCGGGAGACCCGGACACGCAGGAGCGCGCCAAGGCCCTGCGCGCCAAGCTGCGCTGAGCGCGCCCCGGGAAACGGGGTGAGGGCGCTGCGCCCCCACCCCGCCCCTCACGCCGCTACGCCGTGCGCGTGTTGGGGAAGGTGAACACCTGCGTCGTGAACTTCGCCGCGAGCTCGCCTTCGCGCGTGGAGTAGTCGGTGCCCACCTCGGCCTCGGGGATGAGGTGGAAGGTGGCCTTGGCCTCCTGCGCGCCCAGCTCCACCAGCACGAAGCCGTGGTGGTCGGTGTTCGTGTAGACGATGTCCGGGTTGCTGTCCCGCAGCGTCTGGTCCAGCCCGGTGACCACGTAGCCGTAGAAGGGCGTGCCCTTGCCGGTGGGCAGGCCGGTGTTCTGCACCGCGTTGCCGATGAGCGTGCGGATGGGCGCTGACGTAATGGCCGGGGCGGTGAGCGCCATGTTGCTCTTGGCCGCGTCGATCTTGCTCACGAAGGCGGCGTGGATGTCCCCGGAGAGGAAGAGCGTGTTCTGCGCGCCCTTCGCCTTCAGCTGCCCGAGCAGCTCGGCGCGGCGGTTGGGGAAGCCGTCCCACTGGTCCACGTCGAAGTAGAAGTTCTGCTTGAGCAGGTCCAGGCCCAGGTCGGTCTTCTGGCTGAGGTCCAGGGGCATGCTGGTGAGCGACACGGAGCTGACCACCGCGCGCCAGGTGCTGGCGGTGTTGCCCAGCTGCTCGTAGAGCCAGGCCTGCTGCTCGGCGCCGAGCACGTTCTCGCTCTTGCCCTGCGTGCGCGCGTAGAGGTAGCCCGCGTACAGGTCGTAGAGCGGCTTCACGGCGAAGTAGCGCGAGCCCACGTCGCTGAAGGCGTTGAGCTTGGCGAAGTGCACGTACGCGACGCCCTTCTCCTTGCCGCTGGGGTCGATGGGCGCCTGGCCCAGCTGCGCGAGCACGCCGTTCACGTACTGCAGCGCGAGCTTGCCCTTCACGGCCGCCTGCGCCTTCGCGCGCGCCTCCTGCCCGATGAGCCCGGCCTTCTGGTACGCCGCGGTGAAGAGCCCCTCCACCGCCTGCGCGACCAGGGCCTTCTGGTTCGCGTACTGCGGCTCGTCGATGTCCACGTACGCGAAGGTCGCGGCGGGCAGCGTGCCCACCAGGCCGGGCGCCACCGCGTTGAGCGTGGCCTGGTCCATCACCACCGTGCCGGGGAAGGCCTCCTCGGGGATGAGGTGGTCCGGGCGGTAGCTGCGGTAGTCGGTGATGACCAGGTCCAGGTGCTTGCCGAAGCCGAAGCGGCGCCAGAGCTTGGTGTTCGGGTAGAGCTGGTCGCGCGTCGTCTCGAGCGCGCCGCCGTTGCCGGCGGTGCCGGTGTCGATGGGCAGGTACTCGAAGAAGGCCTGCTCGGCGTTGCCGCGGCGCTCCGCGTCGGTCTCGTCCTTGAGGCCGTCGAAGTAGGTGGCGGTGGCGCCCCACGAGTCGTCCGCGAACTCGTGGTCGTCCCAGATGACGATGAAGGGGTAGAGCTCGTGCACCTTCTGCAGGACCTTGTCCGAGCGGTAGGTGCGGTACAGGTCGCGGTAGTTGCTCAGGGTCGAGGCCGCGAGGTACGCGCTCGCGCCGCTGCCCACGGGGATGGCGCCCACCGGCTCGCTGAAGGTGATGCGCCGCGAGGCCGCGCCGCCGCTCTGGAAGCTCGGGTCGCCGCTGGTCTCGTACACGTAGTCGCCCACGCACAGGACGAAGTCCAGGTCCGTGTCCAGCTGCAGCAGGCGCTGGTAGGCGTTGTAGTAGCGGCCGATGTAGTCCTGGCAGTTGGCGACGGCGAAGCGCACCGGCGTGTCCGAGCCCTCGGCGGGCGCGGTGCGGGTGCGGCCCGCCACGGTGGCGTAGCGCACGCCGTCACGCTCGTGGGTGAAGCGGTAGTAGTAGGTCGTGCGCGGCTCCAGGTTCTCCACGCGCACGCGCAGGCAGCCGTCGTGCTGCTGCAGCGCCTGCAGGCCCTGCGCGTCCACCACCAGCTGGTCGAAGGTGTTGCTCTTGGAGACCTCGAGCCGCAGCGAGAGGTCCTCCTTGCGGTCCGGGTTCACGCCGCGCACCCACAGCACCACGCTGTTCGGCTTCGGGTCGCCGGAGGCCACCGACTGCGGGAAGTAGCGCTCGCCGGACTGCAGCTCGCCGCCGCCGTTGCTGTCGTCGCTGCATGCGCTCAGCAGGCCGCTGCCGGCGCTCGCCGCGCTCACCACCACGATGCTCTTGAGAATCGATCGCCGCGTGAAGCCTGAGGTCATGCTCATCCGTCCTGGGTGAGGTGAATGGGGACGCATCATGGTCAAGGTCCGGCGCGGGACCTGCAACAAATCGGCAGGGACATGGGGGCGGGGGGGAGTTGACGGCGGGCCCGGGTGCTGTTCCATCGTTCGCCCCCATGCGCGCCCTCCTCCCCGCCCTGCTGCTGCTCTGCCTCGGTGCCCACGCCCAGCCTGCCGCCCCGGCCCCCGCTCCGGGGCCTCCCGCGCCGCTGCTGCTTCGCCCCGCGCGCGTGTTCGACGGCGAGAGCGTGCACGAGGGCTGGGCGGTGCTGGTGCGCGGCGAGCGCATCGAGGCGGTGGGGCCGGCGGCGAGCGTGAAGGCGCCCGCGGGCGCGCAGACGGTGGAGCTGCCCGGCAGCACGCTCTTGCCCGGGCTCATCGAGGGCCACAGCCACCTGCTGCTGCACCCGTACAACGAGACGCCGTGGAACGACCAGGTGCTCAAGGAGAGCCTCACGGTGCGCGTGGCGCGCGCGACGCAGCACGCGCGGGCGACCCTGATGGCGGGCTTCACCACGGTTCGCGACCTGGGCACCGAGGGCGCGGGGGATGCGGACGTGGGGCTGAAGCAGGCGATTCAGCAGGGCATCATCCCGGGGCCGCGCATGTACGTGGTCACGCGCGCGCTGGTGGCGAGCGGCTCTTACGGCCCCAAGGGCTACGCGGCGGAGTGGGAGGTGCCGCAGGGCGCGGAGGAGGCGGACGGCGTGGACGCGCTGGTGCGCGCGGTGCGCCGGCAGATCGGCGCGGGCGCGGACTGGATCAAGGTCTACGCGGACTACCGCTGGGGCCCGCGCGGCGAGGCGCGCCCCACCTTCTCGCAGGAGGAGCTCGCGCTCATCGTGCAGACGGCGAAGAGCGCCGGGCGCCCGGTGGCGGTGCACGCGAGCACCGCGGAGGGCATCCGCCGCGCGGTGCTCGCCGGCGTGGAGACGGTGGAGCACGCCGACGACGCCACGCCCGAGGTGCTGCGCCTGATGGCCAGCCGCAAGGTCATCCTCTGCCCCACGCTCGCCGCAGGGGACGCCATCCAGCAGTACCGCGGCTGGAAGAAGGGGCAGGACCCCGAGCCCGAGTCCGTGCGCCTCAAGCGCGAGTCCTTCCGCGCCGCGCTGCAGGCGGGCGTCCCCATCTGCGCCGGCAGCGACGTGGGCGTGTTCGCGCACGGCGACAACGCGCGCGAGCTCGAGCTGATGGGCGCCTACGGGATGAGCCCGGTGCAGGTGCTGCGCGCGGCCACGCTCGTCAACGCGCGCATGCTGCACGAGGAGGCGCGCCTCGGGCAGGTGAAGGCGGGGCTGCTCGCGGACCTGCTCGCCGTGGACGGAGACCCCACGAAGGACCTCTCCGCGCTGCGGCGCGTGCGCCTGGTGATGAAGGGCGGCGCGGTGGTGCGCCGCGAGCCCTGAAGCGCGCGGGCCCGCGATGGCGAGGAGCCCGGGAGTTCCCCGTGTCCCCGCGCATCCGCGCGCTGCGCCGCAGCGCGCACGCCGCGTGAGGCAACCCGGCCACCGCGCGTGAGCGCGGGCCGCAGGGCGTAATCGTTACCGTGCCGAGTGCGCCTTCGGGGCGGCCCGGGCGTAAACGTTACGGTCTCGCCCCCGCAAGGGGACTGGTAGAAGGCGCTCCGCAAATCGCGCGCGGGGTGGGCCTGGAGGCAGGCGCCCCGCCAACGCACGGAGTGGGCGACGTGGCGCAAGAAATCCGCAGCGAGCGGGCGGGAGAGCGCGTGTGGGCGACCGCGCTCGGGCGCCTCGAGGTGCGCGTGCTCACGCCGGCGGTGACGCTCTTCGTGGAGCGGGGCATCCTGGACGCGAGCTTCTGCGCGCCGCTGCTCGAGCAGCTCGAGGCCACGCTCTCGCGCGCCGAGCGCCCGCGCCTCTTCGTGGACGCGGAAGGGCTCGAGGGCTACGCGCCGGAGATCCAGCAGCAGGCCACCGAGTGGCTGCACCAGCACCGCGCCCGCTTCGGGGTGCAGCACATGCTGGTGCGCTCGCGGCTCGCGCAGACGGGCGTGTCGCTCGCGAGCGTGCGGGTGGGCAGCGCGGTGCGAGGCTACAACGTGCGCGCCCCCTTCGAGGAGGCGCTCGCCGCGGCGGTGCGCGGCGAGCGCGAGCGCTAGTCCCCGCTGTAGATGCCGATGGCGCCGTTGCGGAAAGCCACCAGCATGCGGCGCGGCTGCCCCTCCTCCTGCAGCACCTGGATGTCCACCACGGCGCTGCTGGCGAGCTTGCCCAGCGCCTTGCCGT
It encodes the following:
- a CDS encoding DNA/RNA non-specific endonuclease, yielding MDANGLKSFAFHRHGQAELAASLRPPPLAGIEPGGDALPFSALGAEAAARRYLSRAFESERLPSLEPVSVAGQASELQTLGTEVLPLTGTRTVKFRQVLSRIPVYGSLVTVELDQGNELLAINSNLGEPAGVDPVARLSPAQAMDVVAQKAGERARQAVPRLHYYFEPGARRWHLAYVAENVWTREGTLFDFVVDAHDGSLVAALPRNQSALEPRPGTGGNGKGLPLPLGEPPALPRTPAAPAPADDSGLEEARDGRGQLRRFGASTEGARKQLHDARFNVHTYDFGFRDLLTDDKGLPGSYVELPPEPWSSAGVSAHANAVEVARFLREVLKREGLDNAGGPLISSIQCAWGGSGPGTEWRNAAWIGTQMVYGQRKVGEELVSYAVALDVVAHEILHGLTDHSARLLYAGMSGALNESYSDIFGILVSNLAVADRERWSWEMGEELDASGVPIRDLRDPTRCGQPAHMDEYRQLPVDRPHDWGGVHVNSGIHNRAAYLLLSAKDAAGDWCFSPAQVAALFYIALTQYLSRTSGFGDSRRGVELAARSLFRQDPALEEKLAAVAAAFDGVGIREGLQTPTLPAPAPAASAPDDAGGLAGLEVMLAAAPSLVIPYDPDFLGGGFQVPLPMLTARLREDAFEKGRVLDYVHYSLAMNARRRTALFSACNVDASRMVRMGREGMPWLLDPRLPASAQLGPIYYANNAWDRGHLTRRQDALWGPVRVAREANAATFYYANAAPQHENFNQDEWAALEDWVLERAADVSYRLCVITGPVLQDDDPPLRDAQIPAAFWKVVALRDATADGDDLSVVAFLMKQAPMEKDKVGRELLHLKRYQVTVAAVEEWTGLDFGALRDADELAWSPLALAGAEPLQVFRPIERPEDIVFSGSRRRAAGGQIQPLRAAAPQPPRPGSFVH
- a CDS encoding SDR family NAD(P)-dependent oxidoreductase, producing the protein MVQLLQDKVCLITGATSGIGEAAARLFAAQGARVVLAGRRVERGEALAAELRRSGAQALFVAADVAVEAQVDALVGRAVSEFGRLDAAFNNAGTEGRFAPLPESTADDFDALVATNLRGTWLSMRAQAKQLLAQGTGGAIVSTSSWLAQGGFAGSSLYSATKGGIDALSRAAAVELAAHRVRVNTVQPGYIVTEMFRRFLDPEDRVAGRPFLEATPARRYGQPEEVAALAAWLCSDAAAYVTGQSIAVDGGLTVPGNRPPL
- a CDS encoding LysR family transcriptional regulator produces the protein MVQLEQMRVFEAVVAAGSFSRAALQLGVSVSRVSRTVEALEGELGALLLQRTTRSMALTEAGALFRERARRLVSEAEALQRSVSDQARAPQGTVRVSVSNLLGQLHVLPLVPELLALHPGLTLALDLSDRVVDLSAEGFDVAIRIGPLADTSHVARRLGSTDRQWLCAAPSYLAAHGIPRHEQELEQHRAVLVTNGALEPYPWYVRRKGRKARPLRLPARALVSQPLAYKDLLVAGLGLGLVYDWAVEREVSAGTLQRVLPEVDLSYEPEPGGEIFLLYAKDRFASPRVRAVVDFFSRRLRAILSRAPA
- a CDS encoding G1 family glutamic endopeptidase, whose amino-acid sequence is MKRGAKAKESVVRTYAAPPRGFDASKASERTRLRYGIPPRPREAPLQQYFDRVLSAPLTVVVPKFRRQPGVAGPLDLPLAPALPPQRHNHMGGATVTAPAAQGTMRWIQGTWTLPHIYQAPVDANAQGCSTWMGLFGESSTSNLFAGWDIRVARSGAQLQYSYGVWWQWSPGSRHAVTNLPAEPGDVLSCVICLDLGSHVRARLYFHNLTRRTVSTFFVTAPSGTELTADTAGWAVGNMIIDFDGPFVARFGAYYFDECNAGTTDSPVIHHPEQPVFLTNLDGTQDQAIPSILSDTMVRIAYAGP